The bacterium sequence TGCGCGATCTGGGCAGGTTGGAGCATCCCGCCGACCGGCGGCATCTGGAGGCCGCACGGCGGGTTGGTGATCTTGAGGTACATGAGGCTCTTGTCCGGGTCGCCCGGCTCGACGCGTTTCAACCCGGTGGACGCGCACTGGGGTCCCATCGCCTGGGCGTCGACCAGGTTCGCGTACCCGTCCTCCTTCGAAGTGATGACGAGATAGTCCAAGCTTCCGGCGTGACAGAACGCGAGGGCACAGGTCTGACTGAGGATCTCGTCGTAGATGGCCGTGTATGTGGCAGCGTACGTGGGGCCGCCGTCGTCCCCCAAGACGGCGTCGTCGCCGCCCGCGTCCACCGCGCTCGGTGGCGCCTCCGTCGCCGCGTCGCGGGCGGTGCTCTTGGGGTCCGCTCCCGTACCCGAGGAACAGGCGAGGAGGAGCATCGAGCCCGACGCGACGACGGCCAGACGGGGCGCGCGACGTCGGGCCCAATCCGCGATCACCCGGGGATGCCCTTGGCGAGGCTCTCGCGGGCGTGGTCCCAGAACTCTCGGAGCGTCCGCGGGCCGAGCGGCTGCTTCGCTGCCCACCGGCCCGGGCCGAGGCCGTCGTCGAGCTCTTTCTTCTGCATGGCAAACGTGGTCCCGTCGATCTTGCAGCGCTGCGCCGCGGGATCGATGCGGTAAAGCTTCGCGGCGTTGAGGCCGAAGATCTTCCGCTTCATCTCGTCGGTGATCTCCGGGTACCCGTACATGTCCTGGAACTGCTGGGTGATCGAGAACGCTCGGAAGGCCATGATCTGGCGTTGCGGGCTTCCGCTGAGGATGCAGTCGGTCCCCCAGACGATGTTGTCCGGGCCGAGATACTTGAGCAGCTTGCCCATGTAGTGCTGCGAGTCCGTTGTCTTGGTCATCACCTGCGACCAGGCGCTCCCCATCTCCGCGTACACGTTGTGGGGCTTGAACGGCTCACCCTTGTCCGGATCGGCGATGACGCCGCTCGTGATGAGGCTCCGAATGAGGACGTTGACGCCCGTCAGCATCGGCTCCGGGGCGGCGGGATCGTAGGGGACGTTCTCGGTCGGAGTCATCACGAAGGCAGAGACGGCGGTTCCGCCGGTACGCGCGTTGATGCCCGAGTGGTAGATGACGAAGTTCGCGTTCGGGAACATCTTGGCGATCGGGCCGATGTCGGTCGGCTCGTTGTGCTTCACGTCGAAGCCCGGAATCGGCAGGCCCTTGTGGATCGCGAAGTTGGGGACCCCGAGCTTGAGCCCGGCCTCGATGAACGCGATCCCGATCGGGTCGGTCATGTAATAGCCCTGGGCAGAGCCGTCGGGCGCGGGGTACGTGTCCGACGTCCACGCCGGGTACGCCTTCCACGAC is a genomic window containing:
- a CDS encoding amidohydrolase family protein; this encodes MAKYAWLKSLKKTAPEIPYESPLWLGNHSNGEYFHLQTPEEARMRAEILRRGEEIARKRGIDRREFLYSTGGMALALSVVNEFGCGKSSGNKPGQQAPFCVNDSGDDAANANLTGNEFIFDVQTHCFDNGEWRTRNIVYPTFLSLIANCTDEPSGSQLDCLNQQHYVELMYIDSDTTMSVITAWPAAQCYPDRDLLGNPAVACGLPLSNEAMRNLRDWINSKGMSQRCINQFQVMPNDQIERQIQGMYAAMQDPAWKCGSWKAYPAWTSDTYPAPDGSAQGYYMTDPIGIAFIEAGLKLGVPNFAIHKGLPIPGFDVKHNEPTDIGPIAKMFPNANFVIYHSGINARTGGTAVSAFVMTPTENVPYDPAAPEPMLTGVNVLIRSLITSGVIADPDKGEPFKPHNVYAEMGSAWSQVMTKTTDSQHYMGKLLKYLGPDNIVWGTDCILSGSPQRQIMAFRAFSITQQFQDMYGYPEITDEMKRKIFGLNAAKLYRIDPAAQRCKIDGTTFAMQKKELDDGLGPGRWAAKQPLGPRTLREFWDHARESLAKGIPG